ATGGAGTGACGACGGTGTTCGTGGCGCTGCCGAACACCAAGCTGGAATTCATCGAGCCTCTGGGTGAGGCGTCGCCGATCTCAAAATTCCTTGAGCACCACCCGGATGGCGGCATTCACCACATTTGCTTCGAGGTTGATGATATCATCGCCGAGCGCGACCGGCTCATTGCCGATGGCAGGCGGGTGCTTGGCGACGGCACGCCGCGCATCGGCGCGCACGGCAAACCGGTGCTATTTTTCCACCCGAAGGATTTCTCGGGAACACTGATCGAGATCGAGGAGGCG
The nucleotide sequence above comes from [Pseudomonas] carboxydohydrogena. Encoded proteins:
- the mce gene encoding methylmalonyl-CoA epimerase, which produces MLGRLNHVAIAVRDAKAAAAVYSAAGAEVSVPTAQPEHGVTTVFVALPNTKLEFIEPLGEASPISKFLEHHPDGGIHHICFEVDDIIAERDRLIADGRRVLGDGTPRIGAHGKPVLFFHPKDFSGTLIEIEEA